One window of Scheffersomyces stipitis CBS 6054 chromosome 1, whole genome shotgun sequence genomic DNA carries:
- the GAC2 gene encoding regulatory subunit for phosphoprotein phosphatase type 1 (PP-1) (regulatory subunit for phosphoprotein phosphatase type 1 (PP-1) (PIG)), translated as NEMPLSMRFMHKPSRSKELLEKATDPTRQNSLLNSHLGDSAVVDGPGSPSGPNSPADVTNSPSNDKYKLVRKKSGELVKPSLKDPNATYFNKKRSQSLPTTPTYKQVHFGGDNDVRYFKKKDRPTAISASNSPTLEGAEILVKRINLDSEEETDDDSTDDYYDDEGEDGDELNGHYSKYRHHHRHNNPDEDDEEYNNFNLNSTGSTKYPRAKAIRNIDWQLKLLNFPPLSYDTRIKREVPVFLERLFISVDKKYLLGHIAVKNVAFEKYLTVRYSLDNWMTIIEIPSLYAPDRPDILKKNNYDRFIFQVPLENLFDSFRLSTSSSESSDSSDNNDSNSEKSQEKVYQLCIKYVANNVDFWDNNGFKNYVIKLIKTIKTPGSVASAIKFNPKIQDHAKKPKYSSSYLKRIVSDSQIELKGKKEDPFYVHDNSSSDVNDFVKNNFYMSSPLLSSYNNHASRNIKFNQKHGGTLPNFSSPKPAFSTGNGEVSPDSSPDVIPQKSRDFLNSKSYKELLDNYCFFSSPSTND; from the exons AACGAGATGCCACTTTCGATGCGGTTCATGCATAAACCATCGCGTTCCAAAGAGCTCCTAGAAAAGGCCACGGATCCAACAAGACAGAATtcattgttgaactcgCATTTGGGGGACTC TGCAGTGGTTGACGGCCCTGGTTCTCCTTCGGGCCCCAACTCACCTGCGGATGTAACCAATTCTCCCTCTAACGACAAATACAAGCTCGTTCGTAAAAAGTCAGGAGAACTTGTCAAGCCTTCTTTGAAAGACCCCAACGCTACttacttcaacaagaaacgCTCTCAGTCGCTTCCAACAACACCCACATACAAACAGGTTCATTTTGGCGGCGATAACGATGTACGCtacttcaaaaagaagGACAGACCCACAGCGATTTCGGCCTCTAACTCTCCGACGCTCGAAGGAGCCGAGATTCTCgtcaagagaatcaacTTGGACAGTGAAGAGGAGACAGACGATGATAGCACAGACGATTACTACGACGACGAGGGCGAGGATGGCGATGAACTAAACGGTCACTACTCCAAGTATAGACATCATCATCGCCACAACAATCCTGATGAGGACGACGAAGagtacaacaacttcaacttgaactctACCGGTTCAACCAAGTACCCCAGGGCCAAGGCTATTCGTAACATCGACTGGCAATTGAAGTTGCTCAACTTCCCACCTTTGTCGTACGATACCAGAATAAAACGTGAAGTTCCTGTCTTCTTGGAGAGACTTTTTATCAGTGTTGACAAGAAGTATCTCTTGGGGCATATAGCTGTGAAGAATGTTGCATTTGAGAAGTACCTCACAGTTAGATACTCGTTGGATAACTGGATGACAATCATAGAAATTCCTTCCCTCTATGCTCCAGACAGACCagatatcttgaagaaaaataaTTATGACAGATTCATTTTCCAAGTGCCCTTAGAGAATTTATTTGATAGCTTCAGATTATCGACCTCCTCGAGTGAATCAAGTGACAGTAGCGACAATAACGACTCCAACTCAGAAAAGTCACAGGAAAAGGTTTACCAACTCTGTATCAAGTATGTGGCTAACAATGTGGACTTCTGGGATAACAACGGATTCAAGAACTAtgtcatcaagttgatcaagacaATCAAGACACCTGGCTCTGTGGCATCTGCCATCAAATTTAACCCAAAGATTCAGGACCATGCTAAGAAACCAAAATATTCATCTTCTTACTTAAAGAGAATTGTCTCTGACAGTCAGATCGAATTGAAGG GCAAGAAAGAGGATCCTTTCTACGTTCACGACAATTCCTCGTCTGATGTCAATGACTTTGtgaagaacaacttctACATGTCGTCACCTTTGTTATCTTCGTATAACAACCATGCCAGTAGAAAC atcaagttcaacCAAAAGCATGGTGGAACGCTACCAAACTTTAGCTCTCCGAAACCAGCCTTTTCTACTGGAAATGGTGAAGTTTCTCCTGACTCTTCACCTGATGTTATTCCTCAGAAATCAAgagatttcttgaattcgAAGTCATACAAGGAGTTGCTTGACAATTactgcttcttctcttctccatctACGAATGAC
- the MET30 gene encoding SCF complex F-box protein MET30 (F-box protein involved in sulfur metabolism) produces MNLQESCIPQEGSSSSKFDSLLTTASNTESDVSVVTPFLVKHISDQSLIPKDNFHKYCYRHNPDITCNKRTDEDKMKKIQTALDKLPSRDQEAIAHVWSIFSAAPSAHRQIILNGILTQCCFPQLSYVAQEVSSLIRIDFISTLPVEISLKILCYLDCNSLCNAAQVSRKWKSLADDDRVWHHMCEQHIDRKCPNCGWGLPLMHMKRAREMTEEDIKPILKRRIEEITNAKRMKLSSSQESPQPQKQLKKRPWKSVYSERFKLEKNWRKGIYTVKKFLGHTDGVTCLQFNRKYLMTGSYDTTIKIWKIETGECLKTLTGHTKGVRSLVFDSQKLITGGLDSTIKVWNYHTGQCIATYKGHEDAVVSVDFSNKSIVSGSADHTVKVWHVDSRTCYTLRGHTDWVNCVKIHPQSNTIFSASDDTTIRMWDLQNNQCLRVFGGMDKNGHIGQVQSVIPFTYKEELIEDGSESESESNHLHNSSHNRTGGGSISGVATGNEPAENLDEVDELPWNPNYPTHLLTSSLDNTIKLWDVKTGKCIRTQFGHIEGVWSIAADTFRIISGAHDRLIKVWDLQNGRCLHTFGNNASVSCVGLSDSRFAAGLESGAVKMYCFD; encoded by the exons ATGAACTTACAAGAGTCATGTATTCCTCAGGAAGGGTCGTCTTCCAGCAAATTCGACAGCTTGCTAACCACCGCCAGCAACA CCGAGCTGGATGTTTCAGTAGTGACACCTTTTCTTGTGAAGCACATCAGCGACCAGCTGTTAATTCCTAAAGACAACTTCCACAAGTACTGCTACAGACACAATCCGGACATCACTTGTAACAAACGGACGgatgaagacaagatgaagaagatacaaACTGCTTTGGATAAACTCCCCTCTAGGGACCAGGAGGCCATAGCTCATGTGTGGTCGATTTTCTCTGCCGCCCCCAGTGCACATCGTCAGATTATCCTCAACGGGATATTGACCCAGTGTTGCTTTCCACAATTATCGTATGTTGCCCAAGAGGTATCATCGCTCATTAgaattgatttcatctCCACTTTGCCTGTAGAGATCTCGCTAAAAATTTTGTGCTATTTGGATTGCAATTCTCTTTGCAACGCAGCACAGGTATCCAGAAAATGGAAGTCGTTAGCTGACGATGATAGGGTCTGGCACCACATGTGTGAACAGCATATAGATCGTAAATGTCCTAACTGTGGCTGGGGCTTGCCTTTGATGCATATGAAGAGAGCTCGTGAGATgactgaagaagacattaAGCCTATCTTAAAACGTAGGATAGAAGAAATTACAA ACGCCAAGAGAATGAAGTTGAGCTCATCACAGGAACTGCCACAGCCCCAGaagcagttgaagaagagaccATGGAAATCTGTCTACTCAGAAAGATTtaagttggagaagaacTGGAGAAAGGGTATTTACACTGTGAAAAAGTTCTTGGGTCATACTGACGGAGTCACATGTTTGCAATTCAACCGTAAGTACCTCATGACTGGCTCTTACGATACAACCATaaagatttggaagattGAAACTGGTGAATGCTTGAAGACGTTGACTGGCCATACGAAGGGAGTCAGATCTTTGGTGTTTGATTCACAGAAATTGATTACTGGTGGTCTTGATTCGACTATCAAGGTCTGGAACTACCATACTGGTCAGTGTATTGCTACTTACAAGGGACATGAAGACGCTGTGGTATCTGTAGAtttttccaacaagtctATCGTATCTGGATCTGCTGACCATACCGTCAAGGTGTGGCATGTAGACTCGAGAACCTGCTACACCTTAAGGGGACACACTGACTGGGTCAACTGTGTCAAAATCCATCCACAGTCCAACACTATCTTCAGTGCTTCTGATGATACCACCATTAGAATGTGGGATCTTCAGAACAACCAGTGCTTAAGGGTGTTTGGTGGAATGGATAAGAATGGACATATTGGGCAAGTTCAAAGTGTCATTCCCTTTACTTataaagaagagttgattgaaGATGGAAGTGAAAGTGAAAGTGAATCCAACCATTTACATAACTCGAGTCACAACCGTACTGGCGGAGGTTCTATTTCAGGTGTTGCAACAGGAAATGAACCTGCCGAGAACCTTGACGAAGTAGACGAATTGCCTTGGAATCCTAACTATCCAACGCATTtattgacttcttctttggataACACCATAAAGTTGTGGGATGTGAAGACTGGTAAATGTATTAGAACCCAGTTTGGCCACATCGAAGGTGTGTGGAGTATTGCTGCTGATACTTTCAGAATCATCAGTGGTGCCCACGACAGATTGATCAAGGTATGGGACTTACAGAATGGTAGGTGTTTGCATACTTTTGGAAACAATGCCAGTGTCAGCTGTGTCGGTTTGAGCGATTCGAGATTTGCTGCTGGTTTGGAAAGCGGAGCTGTGAAGATGTACTGTTTTGATTGA
- the ZPR1 gene encoding nucleolar zinc-finger protein: MAADEEQKPQDLFTSVGEQAQEVDDQETNVAGSNEVRQTGAEDAEGHPVQEIESLCMNCHKNGITRMLLTKIPYFREIILMSFECTHCGFKNSEIQPAAQIAEKGSRYVLKLETKEDFNRQVVKSETASVRFSELDIEIPPKRGQLSNIEGLLEEMIEDLESDQPARETMQPEIYQKIKEVITKIRSFINAEPNTLPLTFTIDDPAGNSWIEYLPGEPSHKWAMYEYSRTAEQNVFLGLISADDVARHQQEELANKKNATSKNISSSLNKSSEKDDEHNPRATGFISDETEIENFENEVQTFQATCSSCFQPCSTHMKTVNIPHFKDVILMSTVCDHCGYKSNEVKTGGEIPPRGKKITLKITDPEDLARDILKSETCGLSIPELNLDLTPGTLGGRFTTIEGLLTQVAEELNSRVFSQSSDSMDEATKSRWTSFFARLQDAIDGKIPFTIIVEDPLASSYIQNVYAPDNDPNMTIEEFERSFQQNEDLGLNDMKTD; the protein is encoded by the coding sequence ATGGCTGCCGACGAGGAACAAAAACCGCAAGATCTCTTCACTAGCGTGGGAGAACAGGCtcaagaagtagatgatCAGGAAACTAATGTTGCCGGAAGCAACGAAGTCAGACAGACCGGAGCGGAGGATGCTGAGGGACATCCAGTTCAGGAAATCGAGTCGTTATGTATGAACTGTCACAAGAACGGAATCACAAGAATGCTTTTGACCAAGATTCCATACTTCAGAGAAATCATCTTGATGTCATTTGAATGTACTCACTGCGGATTCAAGAACAGCGAAATCCAGCCAGCTGCACAAATAGCCGAAAAGGGATCAAGGTACGTGTTGAAACTTGAAACtaaagaagatttcaacCGTCAAGTCGTGAAGTCTGAGACTGCCTCTGTAAGATTCTCAGAGTTGGACATTGAGATTCCACCAAAGAGGGGCCAGTTATCAAACATCGAGGGTttattggaagaaatgatCGAAGATTTGGAATCCGACCAACCCGCCAGAGAAACCATGCAACCGGAAATCTACcaaaagatcaaagaaGTTATCACCAAAATTAGATCGTTTATCAATGCTGAACCCAACACCTTACCATTGACCTTCACCATTGATGATCCAGCAGGTAACTCGTGGATTGAATACCTTCCAGGAGAGCCCAGTCATAAGTGGGCCATGTACGAATACTCAAGAACTGCTGAGCAAAATGTGTTTTTGGGCTTGATATCGGCTGACGATGTGGCCAGacaccaacaagaagaattggccaatAAGAAGAATGCCACTTCTAAGAacatctcttcttctttgaataAGAGCTCTGAAAAGGATGACGAACATAACCCAAGAGCTACGGGCTTTATCTCTGACGAaactgaaattgaaaattttgaaaacGAAGTGCAAACCTTCCAGGctacttgttcttcttgtttccaGCCATGCTCAACACACATGAAGACTGTTAACATTCCTCACTTCAAGGATGTCATCTTGATGTCGACTGTATGTGATCATTGTGGCTATAAGTCTAACGAAGTCAAAACAGGTGGAGAGATTCCTCCTCGCGGAAAGAAGATCACCTTGAAAATCACCGATCCTGAAGACTTGGCTAGAGATATATTGAAGAGTGAAACTTGTGGATTGTCAATTCCagaattgaacttggaTTTGACTCCAGGAACATTAGGAGGTAGATTCACTACTATTGAAGGATTGTTGACTCAAGTTGCAGAAGAGTTGAACTCCAGAGTGTTCAGTCAATCATCAGACTCTATGGATGAAGCTACCAAGTCCAGATGGACAAGTTTCTTCGCTAGATTGCAAGATGCTATCGACGGCAAAATACCATTCACTATTATTGTCGAAGACCCATTGGCTTCTTCGTACATCCAAAACGTCTACGCTCCAGACAATGACCCCAACATGACTATCGAAGAGTTTGAAAGATCCTTTCAACAAAACGAAGACTTAGGTTTGAATGATATGAAAACTGACTAA